A stretch of DNA from Equus asinus isolate D_3611 breed Donkey chromosome 20, EquAss-T2T_v2, whole genome shotgun sequence:
GGGCACAGCAGATGCAGGCCGTCTCTGCGGCCCGTGCGCGCGGGCGCTGGGCCTCCACTGCCCCACCCGGGGGCGGTGGCGCGCTGCAGCTGTGGAGCCCCCGCACTGTGTGCATTCTGCACTGAGATGCGCGTAGGTGTAAAACACACTGATTCCAGAGACTCGCTGCAAAAAATGTAAAGTATCTCAGTAATAATCTTTAGTATCGATTACACcttgaaaagataatattttggatgtattggcagaaataaaaaagagcatTCAagttaattttacctgtttcttttgacttttaaaaactgtggctactaaaaaatttaaaattacctatGTGGTTCACAATTTGTTGCTGTCGGACAGCACAGACAGACGTTTACCAAATTATCACCCAAATGAGTATAAAATGCCAAATTTTGATGAATAGCCCAAAGTAAGAGGAAGGCAATTCTATGAAAAGTCTAATAAGGGACCTGGACCTTATCTTTGGGAGGGTCATACAGGGCTTCCCCAGGGACATGGTGCTGCAGCTgagtgaagaaagagaaggagttaACCAGGTGAGGGGTTGAGGGTCTCaggcctgtgcaaaggccctgtggtcgGAGGCAACATCATAGGTACAAGGGAGGAGGATGGTACAGTTGGACAAATgagaggtgatggtggcttggatGAGGGTTGTGACCCTGGGAATGGAGAGAAGTAGTTGGAATAGAAAGTTTTAGGAGGTAAAATTGACCAGACCCCTGGGGAGGGATTGGGAATGGTGGTGAGTGGGAGGGAAGGGTGTCAAGGATAACGTATATGTGTTATCTATGTATCCATCTTATATTTCTGTCTTGTCTCACTGCAGGGCTGTCCCCTGAGGCCCCCAGGGAGTGTTGGAAGGGGGCGTGTTGGTGTGGGATTAGTGGGAATATGCACATTAGTTGTGGAAGAGTcttctgggctgggctggccctcaCCGTGATTGCTGACGCCTGAACAGTGCTCCATTCCACCCTCCCTCACCTCAGACCCCAGACCAagccactcctctgctcaaaacccatCAGTGGCTTCTCCCTGTCCAGAGTCCAAGGCCAAACCCTTGCCTTGGCATTCAAGGACTCAGACGTGGAGCCTCACCCTACTTGGAGCTCAGCTCCTCTGAGCTTCCTCTCCAGCTCTGCTGCCTTCCCCAACATGCCTGCCCCCACCGTTGCTTCCAAGGCGGCCCCTGCCTAGTgtgcttctccctccccctcacaGTTACAGAATCACCGTCTTCCTTTAAAacccacctcctcagggaagcccacCATCCCCACTCTTCCCCAAGCCCCAGGGATCAATCGCTCCTCTGAGCCGCTCTAGGACTCCCGCTGGGTGCTGAGCCTGTCGTTCTAGagctctttgcttctctctggTGTGTCTGCTGTCAGTGCTGGGTGGGTGGGCGGACGGGGGTCTGGGTCTCTAACGCTTCAGCCCGTCCCTGCTGACAGTGACTGGCCTGGCGGGGCTGGCTGGCCTGAAGAGGGACATTGACCGCATACGAGCCGACACCAACCAGTCCCTGGTGGAGCTTCGGGGCTTATTAGGTGAGTGGGGCCTGGGCAACTGCCCTGGGATGGGGGGCACGTGGCACAAGTCCGGGGGAGTGAGTCTCAGTGCAGTCTGTGCGAATGGTGGCCCTTGCAGCCTGAACAACTGTACATGGCACACCACGTACACGATCCTGGCTCTGGAGCCACTCTGACAGCATCCTGTCCTGTCCCCAGACTGTCCCAGGGTCACCTGCCCTGAGGGCTGGCTCCCCTTTGAGGGCAAGTGCTACTACTTCTCTCCGAGCACCAAAGCGTGGGAGGAAGCCCGGAAGTTCTGCCAGGAGAATTACTCCCACTTGCTCATCATCAGCAACTCTGCTGAGCAGGTGAGTGCTCCCTCCGAGCCCTGAGCACCAGCAGGCCACTGCCTCTCTTCCAGgatccctgctcccctccctggccTGGGGGAGAGAAATGGGATGGCTCCTGAGGCCTGGACACTTTCAGTAGCGAGCTCTCACTGAGACAACGTCGTGAGGGCTTGTGTCCAGGCAGCCTCTGCGCACCCCCGCTTCCTCCCCAACGTGGAGACGGAGAGATGAATGTGTCTCAGGGAGCACGTTCTACTCTCCAGGCTGTGTTGCAAACGTCTTACGTCTTGTGTGTGTTAAcacaatcctcacagcaaccctatcaACTAGCATGTGAGTCAGGAGAGGCCACCGTGTGCTGGAGGAACAGACAGTCCACAGCTCAGAGGCGAAAGCACGTCACGCGGACTGTGGAAGCTTTTGTAGCTACAGAGCAAGTCTCGCGGGCTCTCCTGTGCTGTCAGGTGGCAGGGAAACGGTTCCACCTCTGCACATCTGCAGGGAGCATTGGGATGTGTAAGCAACGTTAATGATTTGGTCCCACAGTTAGGTGGTAACACCGCTTGGACACAGTACAATCATTGAttcttcacagatgaggaaactgaggcacatttcACCTAAGCAACTGGCCTGCGGTCGCTCACGACTAGTCAGCGGCAGCACTGGCATTTAAGTCTGGGTGACTGGTTTCAAAGTCCGTGCTCCTGACATGAGCCCCCAGCACCACTGAGCAGCGTCTGCAGGATTCAGCTTTCCCGTCCCCTCACTTTTATCCCAGTTAcggcattttctttctttctttgtttatacTGCACATATAACATTATGCTACTTTCAGGCatgcaacataatgattccatattGTACGTATTGCTAactgatcaccacaataagtctaattaacGTCCACCACcccacatagttacaattttttttcttgtgctgggaaattttaagatttactctctcagcgactttcaaatatacaacacaggATTATTAACTATAACCACCAGACTGCACATTACAGCCCCAGGACTGACTTATGTTACAGCtggaactttgtccctttgaccaccttcactcatttttcccaccctccaacccccccCATGCCTGGcgaccaccagtctgttctctatatctatacGGGTCATTTGTTTttggttccacatataagtgaggttATATAGTCTTGGGCTttgtctctctgacttatttcacttagcacaatgccctcaaagtctacccatgttgtcatgaatggcaagatttccttcctttttcatggctgaataatattccagtgtataaTACACCACATCTGCTTCATACAATCATCCATCGACAGGCACCGAGGTGGCTCCCAGGTCTTGGCTGTTGtaagtaatgctgctgtgaacgtggggTGCAGATACCTTTTTGAGTTTCTATGCcattatttttaagtgagtttcttgtagacagcatatagttgggtcctgtttttatttttttaaaatttaatttgacaGCCTCTGGCTTTTAATTGGTGTTTTTAGATCATTTACACTTAATGTACTCGTTATTTGGCTGGTTTAGGTctaccttattattattttttcctgtatgtcccctctcttttttttatctttctgtttcatAGCACCATTTGTATGAGTAGCTAATATAGAGGAGTTTTGGGGGATTAAATTGCATAATGTAAGAGGGGCAGGTATCAATCATAGAAACACAACTTTGCTTTAAATAACTCACTGAGCTCCTCTTTTGAGCTCTCATTATACCTGGATGGTGGACGTTTGATTTCAGTCAGTTGAGGTCACCCATTTTCCTTCTGAATGGGGACAGTTATGTGGGAGCAAGGTGGAGGCAAGTGGATGTCTAGTCCTTGATGTCTTTACTCCAAGCTGGTATCTGCTGGGACGTCCCCTGGCTGAATGGTcctgaacaagttatttaacctttctgtgcctcagttttcccacctataaaatggggataataataatgcttGATTTAGTGGGTCacaatgaggattaaatgagataatccatggaAACTGCATAGCTCACTTAGTAATTCGCTAATTCAGCCAACGTTTCCTGAGCGCCTACTATTTGCTAGCACTATTCTAATTTGATGGGCAAGGcagcctttttctctttctggtttcCTGACACCTCTCTGGTGCTTTACCCAGGAAGCAAGGCCCAGGTCTTCTCTACTTTTTGGAGGCTCCAAACCCATCTGGGGGTTTGGCCATCACGTGGGGATCATCGGGGTGAATGTAGAGCCCTGTCTGTGGCACCCACTGTGTCTACATCTTTAGAACTTCTTTCCCATTGCAGCCTCTTCTCTCCACCCTCCTGGGAAGCCTGGTCTCATATGAGATTGGCTGAGTGAGGTATGATGAGCACGCAGTAAAACGCACAGATCCTGAGCATCCGTTCCGTGAATTTTGACATCTCTGTGCAGTGCACCCCATACCTGCCAGCCCAGTGAAGACTCAGGACATTTCCACCACCCCAGGGAGTTCCCTTCTCGCTGTCAGttgcctcccaccccaccccaggctgctgctGACCTGGGTCCCCTCACTGTGGGCCAGTGTGCCTGGGGAGGTGTTGCTTTTAATCATGATATTTTCTTCCTAATCTTCTGTCTTTGGCCCGAAGTGTTTCTTCCAAAGGCCTGGACTTTTGAAATACAAAAGCCAGGAagccccctttctctcctttcttttcctttttatgttctttttctgaAGCAATGAGTTCCTCTTCTGCCTGGTGTGGATTAGCGTGCAGATGGGGAGAAGCACCAGGGCCCACACGTCAGTTGCTGTCGTTGGCTGTTCTCCACATGTCGTGGCCCTGAGTGTTAGACCGCCACGGCACTTGCTGTGCACTGGCACGGTTTTGAGCGCTTTATGTGTTaactcattaaatcctcacaataTCCCGGCGAGGAGGAAGCTTCTATTGTCCTCTCTtgttgcaaatgaggaaactgaggcacagagtggttcaCAGGTCGTGTGAGAAAGTAATGTGATCCTTCGCACCGCAGCGGGAGGAAGGTGTTGCTCCTGAAGTGCGCGCCCTCGGGacggggaggggcgtgggggacaGAGGAGAGCCCAGAGCCTTGCCCTGAGGGTGGTGTGGAAGAATTGATGGCTGAATGGAGTTTGTCTTTGCAGAACTTTGTGACCAAGGCTCACGGCTCTCCTCGGGTGTATTGGCTGGGGCTGAGTGACAGGGACCGCGAAGGGGACTGGAGGTGGCTGGATGGGTCGCCTGTCACTTTGAGGCAAGTATCCAGGGCTCCTGGGGTCTCTGCTCACTTTGGTCGTTGTGCAGTTCAAGCCCGGAGATTCTCTGGAGCCTCAGGCTGGGCTGGACCGGGGAGCCACAAGGCTGCTTTGTTCTAATAGGGCTTCTGGCCCCTGTACCTTTAAGGTTTCTCCTATTGCAACTTCTCCACCTTTTAGCACAACTGCTCTGATGTATCAAGTCCCCAGGCCAATgtctgggaaaaaagaaagcgGGGGAGTTGCCTACAGGGcgtgaggaagaggaagatttgATTTGCAAAAAGGATGAGCAGGATCTCATTTTTTTCCACTCTCTGTATCTTATCCCATTTACTCAGCTTCTTACTACTCCTATAAAAAGGTactattattacctccattttaaagatgaggaaactgaggcacagagaagttaagcaacctACCCAAGGTCAGACAGCAAGCAGGTGGCCATGCAGCCAACCTGGCTCCACTCTCAGCCATTACATTTACTTTCTCAAGGAGTGCatgtattcatattttatttaattttttaatttttttgaggaaggtcagccctaagctaacttctgctgccaatcctcctctttttgctgaggaagactggccctgagctaacatccgtgcccgtcttcctccactttgtatgtgggacgcctgccacagcatggcttgatgagcggtgcgtaggtccacacccaggatccgaacaggcgaaccccgggccctgAAGTGGAACAGGCTAAGGgggacttaaccgctgcaccaccaacCGCCCCtatgtattcatattttaaataaatattagcaaatcgtcCCTCATACTGATTGTaccaatttattctctcaccAGCCCTACTACACTGTTTTTGCCCACATGTTCATAAAACTTTAGGAATTTTGTTGGTTTAACTATAGGTGAAAAGTGGAGTCCCAGTGAAGtactaatttgtatttttattataaagactGAGACTGGATATGTTTTCATATGTCTGGTAGCTATATGTATTAACCTTTCTGAGAATTATCTATTCGTATTGTTTGTGTCTTTATTTTGGGAttctggtttttttcttattgatttctaggagctttttttttttttttcgctttttctccccaaatcccccctgtacatagttgtgtattttacttgtgggtccttctagctgtggcatgtgggacccgcctcagcgtggcctgatgagcggtgccatgtccgcgcccaggatccgaaccggggaaaccctgggccgcggaagtggagcgcgccaacttagccacggaccacggggccggccctctaGGTGCTTTTTCTATATTAGAGACGTTAGTGTGTTGTCCGAGGGTCTCATTTTTCTTGACGGTTCCTGGAAGGAGGCGCAGTTCCGTCAGTGGGGATGGCGTGGCGGGGCAGGGGTGCCGCGAGGACCCCTCCCGGGCCGGTGCAGCCGTCTCCGAGCTGGGCGCGCCGGCTGCCAGCGGGTCTCAGTGACGCTTCCCGCATTCAGTGTCCTCAGCGCAACGCAGGCCCGCCCGCCTGGATCACCCCGTCCCGCTGGGGTCAGCCCGCGGCCGGTGGCTGGCGAACAGAAGCCTGGACCCCCGTCTCAGGCCGGGGTAACCGTGCTGCTGCTCACGCTCCAGAGCTCCCGGGGGTTCGGGCTGAGGCCGGACCCCGAGCCCGCATCCTTGCTCAGCTCCGTGCTCTGCTCCGTGCTGCGTCTCACTGCCTCTCTCCTGAGAGCACCCCTGAGTGCCCTGCGTCCGAACTGCTGAGCCAGGCTCCGCTTCGGGGGAACGGGACCTAAGACGGCACAACGCCTGGGAGCCTGGGAGGACCCGGGTGTGGCCGAAGGACTCCtcggaggaggaggcaggacctGACCAGACGCAGGAAGCCGATCCAGGAGTCAGGAGACTGTCAGGAAGCGGGGCTCAGGGGCGAGCGGGGCTGAGGGTGTGGCGCAGCGTCCTCAGGCGGTTCTGAAAGCCTGGAGAAGCGGTTCAGACGGGAGAGAGCCGTGGTGCTGCTGTCCTGCATGCTCGTGCTGCTGTCCTCCGTGCGTGTGGTGCTGCTGTCCTGCATGCGCATGCTGCTGTCCTGCATGCGTGTGGTGCTGCTGTCCTGCATGCGTGTGGTGCTGCTGTCCTGCGTGCGTGTGGTGCTGCTGTCCTGCATGCTCATGCTGCTGTCCTGCATGTGTGTGGTGCTGCTGTCCTGCGTGCGTGTGGTGCTGCTGTCCTGCGTGCGTGTGGTGCTGCTGTCCTGCATGTGTGTGGTGCTGCTGTCCTGCGTGCGTGTGGTGCTGCTGTCCTGCGTGCGTGTGGTGCTGCTGTCCTGCATGTGTGTGGTGCTGCTGTCCTGCGTGCGTGTGGTGCTGCTGTCCTGCATGCGTGTCGTGCACTTGTTCCAGTCGGTGAACCAGTGTGGACACATTATTGGGAACTGAGGCTCACCCTGGGGTTCGCCTTTTCTGTTGTACATTCTCTGGGTTTTGGCAAATGCACAATAGTAGTTTCCCTGCCCTGAAAATCCCCTCTGCTCCACCCACACCCCCTGTTTCCTCCATGCAGCTTCTGGGGCCCGGAGGAGCCCAACAACCTCCACGACGAGGACTGCGCCAGCATGAACCAAGGGGGCACCTGGAATGACCTCTCTTGCGACATAACTACGTACTGGATTTGTGAGCGGAAATGTTCCTGTTGAACCCCAGGGCTGAGGGTCCACACCTGAGTGCCCCTCGGCTCTTGGAGACGAGAACCACCTGCCCTCTGTGACACATCATAGACGCGCCCTGGATGTCGTGGGTCCCCTGGGTGCAAGTGAGCCCATTTCTAGGGCGAGGGCTCGCAGGCCTGCTCAGCTGGATGGTGTctcagtcagtttgggctgctagaACAGAACACCACAGAGTGCTGGCTGCTCAATGACACATTTATTGCTGGAAGTTCTGGAAGTTAggagttcaagatcaaggtgcgggagattctgtgtctggtgaggacctgcttcctggttcaaaGACgctgtcttctcgctgtgtcctcacctgcTGGAAGCGCTGagagctctctgggatctctttaTCAGGGCGCTAATCCCGTTCAAGGGGGCTCCACCCTGACAGCCTCATCACCTCCTGAAGGCTCCGCCTCCTCACCCCATCACTCTGTGGGTTAGATTTGATGTAAGACCAATTTAAAATACTAAGGTGCATGAGGGAGCTGTCCTGGTGTAAACCTGCTCTGGCCTGGATTTTGTTTTAAGCAGAGCAGCCTGACTTGCGGCCTGACAAGCACACGTTGCACATCTGCTTTAACTCGCTGTCCCAAAGCGAAGGACGCCCTCTGagctcctcccttcctctgaaGTCTTCCTCTTTTGAAGAAAAGTTTCTCTTCTCAGAAACCGAGGTCAGGTCGACCTGCTGTGTACGTGCTAAACTGCAGCAGATATCTCCTGGTGACTTTGGAAAGAGCGTGTCCCTGTGGTGCCTGTTGCACGTTCTCTGTTCTGAGATGGCAGCTGATCCTGCCACAGATGGCGGGAGCGCATTCTTCCTGTGGAGCCGGCCCGCCCATCTCCAGGAAGGCTCGCCTTCTCCCTCCAGTGGTTTTTGGTTATTTGCGTTGACGTTTCTTGGCATTGTCAGCAGAATTTCAGGGAAACCCACCTGAGACCACCTGGAACCTACTTTGAGCCAGCGCTTGGCACCGGCGTGGGCCCCTGAGCCCCCCAGCTTCACGGCACTCGCCGGGTGCCTCAGTGAGTTCTGAAGCCAGACCTCCTTGTtcaagttgtaggtccttttcCTTGAGCTGTTTTGAGTCTTAAGGCTAGGTGTCTTGGGGTACACATCCTAGGTCAGAGGAACCCAGGGGGAATTTCCTAGGCTGGGGGAGCCTAAGGGCAACTTTGTAGTCAATAGGGCTGGCTAACCTCTTAATTTAGcttcaaattggaaagaattgtgtctaTAAAGTCGGAACAAATTGTTTGCAGACTTTATagtaaaatgaaactaaaaaaaatgGGGAACCCATGCTTCTACAGCCGATGGGCTCCCGGCAGGCAGCCTCCGGGCCTCAAGGCTTCCTGTGCGGTGCTTGCAAATGCTTAGCAAGTGGGGACCGTGGCTGGGTCTTTAGATCAAGATCCCCTGGGATAACTTAAGGTTACAGAGGCCACTCTGGGGCCCCTTTGAACTTCTAAACTTGTCTTTCTGTGTGCTGGGTTTGAGAGCCACAGAACAGACGGAATAAATGCAATTTCTCAAGTGCCAAGCTCCCACTGTCCGGCACAACTGCTCAAAAGCTGAAGGTTCCAGAGGGTAAATGTTTACACAGAACTGCAAAATCCTACTGAGCTTGTCTCGTGTCCTGACAGCTTGACTTGGTGACCTTCAGGTTGGGGCCCAAAGATACGGATGAAGAGAGGTGCGGGTTGCACCCCATTTGCAGTCAGATGTGGTCGAACAGAAGTGCGGGTCGCTCTCCGTTCGTGGCCATGGTCCTGCCAGTCTCAGGGGTCACACTGGCCTTAGAAGGGACGTTGCAAGCAGGTAAGATCATTTGAAAAGTGCACTTAAAGGCAAAGGcttcaaaaattacaaaatagtcTCACTGAAAGCAATAAAAATTGTTATAAGAGGTACCTTATAATAGAAAAATCTACTAAGTTCGGACTTCACAGACATCCATGTGATCTATTTTCGAAGGAGCGCCCAGTGTGAGGCCTCCCAGCGCTGACGAGACTCAGAGACTCAGAGACTCAGAGACTTTCTGGGAAACTGCTGTTATTCCCTTAAGTGGTCAAGGGGAAACTCAAACATTAATGGAATTGTTTAATACTGCCCGAAACACACTTTGCATCCAACTATTCTTTTATAAATCACTGAGTTttgtattgtacctgattcataacaaaaattcaaggaaaattaTTTAAGGTCTCTGCTTGCATCTGTGTATCTAGGTGTGTCTCTATGTAtctctatgtatctatatatatgatgtatatgatatgatctatatctatatatacgaTGTTTTTCTACCTTTGGATGGTGTAATTTCTAaaggagctctatttaattggcttaaagtaagcacttatttaaattatttctaaatataatagaaatgaactcaaatgtctttcaagtcaACATGATATAAAacaatctttggtaaatgaaagcttatttaaatttgttggtttgattgaaataaacatgttttcagaggtatcagcattggatatgatacAGATGTGTTacctctgttacaaaatttgtcagcaagaaataACTCATCTTATTTGtataatgtctcatgaagtttttgtaggcataatctaaatataattattggaaacaaataaagtaaatagatgtgaaaaagataaaagttttttttgagaaatttttaacaataattatgtgttatggtgTAGATACTTAACTTCAAAACATTTTGATAAGttgaaaccttagagttttgctaaattaagttaaatgataaacatttattgaatatctaggtcatttccacataatataaaatattagaattaatgaCTAAACATAGATTTATCTACCTTTGGCTTCTTATTTAAGAGAAACTGGACAAATACTTGGGTTTATTAGTAAACGTGCTTTGTgtcatgctgagaaattttctatgagaaacaTGTTTCCAGACAGTCTTTGTAGGTCTGCCAATCTACAGGATGttagtagaaaaaaataaggagaacATCTCTGTGTGCAAGGAAAGCAAGatgcatgttttcagtaaagaagccACAAggaatggagatatttttgtttgttttgttaagaaagataaatttggcCTAAAGcactgagaaggaaagaaggcatgggacaaattctgaatgtaaaaagacaGCGATAGAAGGTTTGTAGAAGAAAAACCCTGAGGAAAGAGTTTTGTGCGTGGTCAAGTTGGCGAAGATTGaaatgaattaataagtgaacattttaatatcaaaagtaagctggtacaaaaatgagatttagttttctttctcttaagagGATAATGTTTTTTGACTTTTAGTCttctcttgataaagagattatgaaagatttttcttcaccttagagtaagtctacctaaaaggcaAGGATTCTATGCTTTgccataataatttttttatgttcAGAAAGAGTATGGGttataaaaaaattatgtaaaattcccCCAAACTGATATGTCCTTGTATAATTCTAgtcattatctttttttcccctaaaccaCAAGTTAAGAGTACTAGAATGGCTTTATCATGGATTTAGGGCTGTAGCAACATCAATGGTGTGTGAAATCAAATGATTCCTCTAGtcgttattttaaaatgttataaccCAATTTCCTTGTCAGTTGCATTATAACGTTAAGGCTTCTGTCATCTACGGATCGTTGTTTTACTCTGGCACTTTTGCAaacatgtttcatcttcagagagattcatgacAAGGATTCTGACGTTCACTCTGGAATGCAGGTTTCTGATGAGCTTTCAGATCCTAAAaatgaactgggtaagaaatcaCAGAACTCTAACGGAGAAACCGATGGTTTCACAGAACTGCTAACAAACGGACGACTGAGGGGGTTTCTGGGGCTGCCTGGGTGTCTAACTTTTCACTCATTGCTCAACCTTTATATAAATTACTTAGGTTTGACCAGTCTGATTTGATTGAATGCGCCTTGCTTCCAGCACCACACGAGGAAAACAACCAGGACCGCATTTTATTCACAGATTACCCTCTTACTCCTAGGAACAACGTACAAGAGACGCCCACGGATAATGCTGGTCTaatttggtttacagatgggTCCTATTTAAAGGATGAGCAAGGACATTACTGGGCTGGATATATAGCCTGTCCAGCCTCGAGAATGCCCACTGCTCTCTGTTGACCCTGCTAACCCAgtgaaagatttccttctacaggctcaagaaatcaccacagaagaaaagaaagaaatttggcaaCAAAAAGGGAGAACTTTTGAGCCTGCCGTGTAAATGTGATTTGGACTTGATAAAGCCTATAGTACTTGATATAAATGGATTGCACACTTGCCATTACTCTATGTACACCATTCAACTCACtgggcacctgaaaagatgatttcatggggaaaacaatatttttggaaactctCTCTCACAGTGGCtcataaagaatatttttcttttactctttgtcCTAAATATAATTCCAGGAAACCACTTtatgggtcacaaggccactttccccttcctaagggacccatTAAGCTATGACAATTGGATTTTgttcaaatgccaccatctcaaggatgcAAGGATGCTTAGTAATGGTTTGTATGTTTGCACGTtgggttgaggcctttccttgtaGAAGAGCAGCAGCTTAACTGTAGGTAAATTGTGTTGAAAAGGATAATTCCTGTTTGGGGAATTCCTATCAAATTACACAGTGAGCGGGGAACTCACTTCACTGGACACATAACTAAATCCATTTGTGGCATTTGCCCTGTAATACAGCACCTTGACTGTGCTCATCATCCCCAGTCCACGGGATTCGTGGAAGGAACTAACGGCACAATCAAACTCAACTGGCAAACTTGCAGAAGCATTTAGTCTCTCAGGGCCAAGAGCTCTCCCTCTGTCGCTCCTCAGTCTTAGATCTACACTCTTCGGTAAACATCTGCTGTCTGCTTTTGAAATAATAGCAGTACAGCCTGTGCAATTAGATGAGGGGATGTATGAACCAACTTAGCTCAAGGGAGATATATCGCATTGTTGTGAGGGTCTCATTGAGacgttaaaaagaaataagaaattggtAGCAGATTCTTTTCACAGTGGGCTCCCAGGAGATGAAG
This window harbors:
- the CLEC17A gene encoding C-type lectin domain family 17, member A isoform X3; the protein is MPTLYRNSLGRNVPGNRDEEEDYENMAPPYKDLPPKPASMGPPRPPRAGKKTEKPPIPCKPPKITATPMPWLGQKPGALGCHQEERLMVYLCLLVVVSLLLGCTGLAVTLIKYQEVVEELRVLTFQQMAWRVNVTGLAGLAGLKRDIDRIRADTNQSLVELRGLLDCPRVTCPEGWLPFEGKCYYFSPSTKAWEEARKFCQENYSHLLIISNSAEQNFVTKAHGSPRVYWLGLSDRDREGDWRWLDGSPVTLSFWGPEEPNNLHDEDCASMNQGGTWNDLSCDITTYWICERKCSC
- the CLEC17A gene encoding C-type lectin domain family 17, member A isoform X1 → MPTLYRNSLGRNVPGNRDEEEDYENMAPPYKDLPPKPASMGPPRPPRAGKKTEKPPIPCKPPKITGVDPERPPFRPSLGTTPMPWLGQKPGALGCHQEERLMVYLCLLVVVSLLLGCTGLAVTLIKYQEVVEELRVLTFQQMAWRVNVTGLAGLAGLKRDIDRIRADTNQSLVELRGLLDCPRVTCPEGWLPFEGKCYYFSPSTKAWEEARKFCQENYSHLLIISNSAEQNFVTKAHGSPRVYWLGLSDRDREGDWRWLDGSPVTLSFWGPEEPNNLHDEDCASMNQGGTWNDLSCDITTYWICERKCSC
- the CLEC17A gene encoding C-type lectin domain family 17, member A isoform X2, which produces MPTLYRNSLGRNVPGNRDEEEDYENMAPPYKDLPPKPASMGPPRPPRAGKKTEKPPIPCKPPKITGVDPERPPFRPSLGTTPMPWLGQKPGALGCHQEERLMVYLCLLVVVSLLLGCTGLAVTLIKYQEVVEELRVLTFQQMAWRVNVTGLAGLAGLKRDIDRIRADTNQSLVELRGLLDCPRVTCPEGWLPFEGKCYYFSPSTKAWEEARKFCQENYSHLLIISNSAEQQPYQLACESGEATVCWRNRQSTAQRRKHVTRTVEAFVATEQVSRALLCCQVAGKRFHLCTSAGSIGMCKQR
- the CLEC17A gene encoding C-type lectin domain family 17, member A isoform X4, which translates into the protein MPTLYRNSLGRNVPASMGPPRPPRAGKKTEKPPIPCKPPKITGVDPERPPFRPSLGTTPMPWLGQKPGALGCHQEERLMVYLCLLVVVSLLLGCTGLAVTLIKYQEVVEELRVLTFQQMAWRVNVTGLAGLAGLKRDIDRIRADTNQSLVELRGLLDCPRVTCPEGWLPFEGKCYYFSPSTKAWEEARKFCQENYSHLLIISNSAEQNFVTKAHGSPRVYWLGLSDRDREGDWRWLDGSPVTLSFWGPEEPNNLHDEDCASMNQGGTWNDLSCDITTYWICERKCSC
- the CLEC17A gene encoding C-type lectin domain family 17, member A isoform X5: MPTLYRNSLGRNVPASMGPPRPPRAGKKTEKPPIPCKPPKITATPMPWLGQKPGALGCHQEERLMVYLCLLVVVSLLLGCTGLAVTLIKYQEVVEELRVLTFQQMAWRVNVTGLAGLAGLKRDIDRIRADTNQSLVELRGLLDCPRVTCPEGWLPFEGKCYYFSPSTKAWEEARKFCQENYSHLLIISNSAEQNFVTKAHGSPRVYWLGLSDRDREGDWRWLDGSPVTLSFWGPEEPNNLHDEDCASMNQGGTWNDLSCDITTYWICERKCSC